The genomic DNA CAGTAAGTTGGTAACAAGTTATCAACTAACAATAACCTGatatactcaaaatagatattAAGTTCAAATAGAAATATTACATCAGTCCACAAATCAGTCCACAAATACATAGCAGCAGTTTAGTTTCAAAGTTCAAACTTCAAATAACATCAAAAATCTTAATAGAATTATCCGTAAATAACATCAAACGTCATCTTGAATCTTGACTGTGTCTTGCGCTGCCTTGTCCATGTTACCTACAGGTTCAAAGAATACAATATGAATGTAGATAACATTGTTAAACAAGACTATACTGGAAAAGTAAACAGGGTTAAACTAATTGATCAGATTTGTTTTACCTGCTTCTAGAAAGGAATATGACTGATTGCATCCAAAAAATCCTTGGTTTTTATCCCGCCACGCCCCTCCTTCAACCAACTTTGAGTGCACACTAGCATTTCCAACATACTAGGGCTTAAAGAACTACGGAACGGGTCTAGTATGCGCCCGCTAGTACTAAACGCAGATTCTGAAGCAACCGTAGATACCGGAACAACTAACACATCTCTAGCAACCAACGATAAAGTCTTGTACCTGCTTGAGTTATCCTTCCACCATAGTAGTATATCGAATGAAGATGTCATAGGACTGATAGGTTCTTCACTCAAGTACTTGTCAACATCATTTTTGTTTTCAGCTGTGTCCGTTTGTTGCTGCCGCATGTAAGTTTCTAGTAATCTCCTTCTGCGAATTTCCTTGCCGGGGACAACCCTTGGTGGAGAATCACCTTCAACATCCTGTTAACATATAAACAGACAGTAAGGTAAATAAGATACTTGAgctataataaaaatattttacatTTTAACAAATGTAAAAATATTAACAGAATTAGAAACACTGCTTTTATATTCTACAGGAAGGATTCAGCTTTCAGAAAAGATATATTTGTAGAATAAAATAACAAAATACCCAAATATAACCAGGTGAAATATAGGCTCTATAATATTTGGATCATTTACAAGCAACATTAATCTACATTCTTTAACAAATATGTTGgaacatttgaaatatttgaaacATCAAAGGCATATGAGACAAATATAAATGCAAGTCAACAAATGTACTATATATGCAAAACCTTATTATGCAAACCTTATTTTCTGCACAACAGAGATCAGTAGATCACTAACCTTATTATGTGCACCCTCTTTTCCATCAGCATAGCATATGAATAGGCACTGCAAAATCCCTTCCACCTTGACAATAATTCTTGCAGCAGATTCAGAATCATACACAGAGTCAAAACAGTACCTCAGATACTTCATTTTGTATCTGGGATCCAGGACAACAGCCAAGAAAATTAAGGGGTTTATGTTATCTGCATTTCCCCAGTACTTATCGTACTTTTTCTTCATGCTAACAGCCATTTTGGATAGTAAAGGATCATTCGCATCAGCTAATTCTACCAGTTGGGAGTGGATTTCACAAATCTCATGGTAAAAGTTATTCGAGGTTACTTGCAATGTGCCACTGAACTTTAAAGTTACTTCATAGAACGTAGCCAAGAACTTCACAAAAATAGAAGCACATTCCCAATCATTGGAGGTGGGAGGTCCAATCATTTTCTTgccattttctttttccaaaaaATAACCAACAAATTTGTCATCTTCCTCTTCATATCTTGCAAATGCCTTCTCAAACTTCAGTGCCACTTCAAGCATCATATAAGTTGAGTTCTACCTTGTAACCACGTCTAAAATGAGTCCCCCTTTGTACTCAATTCTTTCCTTTTCCACCCAACCTTTAAATTTTAGCAGCCTTGCTGGAGATGATCGGATATACCTCACTGAATTTCGGATGGCAGCTATGGAATCATGCAATTTTGTTAACCCATCATGCACGATTAAATTAACAATGTGTGTACCACATCTCACATGGAGATACTCCCCACCAAGAACTGCACCTTTCCAAGCATTTACTCTCCTCCTTACAAAACCAGCAGCCACATCATTGGCAGATGCATTATCCATCGTCACTGTGAATACTTTTTCTATCCCCCATTCAAGCAAACACGACTCGATTATTTTACCAATTGTATCACCTTTATGGTTCGCCACTTGACAGAAGTTGATAATTCTTTTCTGCAACTTCCATTCTGCATCTATATAGTGCGCAGTAATGCACATATATGAAATTTGAGTCCGCGCTGTCCAGCAATCAGTAGTTAAGCAGACTCTTTGACCAGCAGCTGTCAAAATTTCTTTCAGTTTTGCTCTTTCTTTAACAAATATGTTGGAAACGTCCCTAACAACAGTGATTCTACTGGGGACAACAAATTTAGGTTGCAGCTCATTAATAAAATCCTTAAATCCTTCACCCTCCACTACTCTGAATGCTTGTTCGTCCTTCACCACGAATTTTGCCAATGCATTGCGACACCTCACTTTATTAAACGTAGCAGCCAATAAGTTGGACCCTCCATCTGCTGTCCTATGAAAGCTCAACACCTTTTGCTTTTTATCAGCTGCCCTGTGAgaatttttcttgcatttcttgAAATGACCCCATAAACTACTAGTACCAACTCTTCTGTTGTGACAAGCATAGTTCGCACCGCAATAATTACATGTGCACCTAGGGTCTTGGGGATCTCCACCTGGTATCTTAGCAAAATGATCCCATACATCCGAGATTCGGATAGGTTTCTTCTTGGAAGCGTTTTATTCAGCATCAACTCTTTCTTAGGCGATTTCAGTTCAGTACTAGGATCATCATCCTGGATAATCATAGGGTCGTTGTTTGGGGCTGTTGGGACATTGTTTAGGGCTGTTGGGATATTATTTGGGACAGTGGAAGTATTGGGTAGTGAAAGTTCTGGGATGGTGGTTAGGGGGGGATCAATCTGAGTTTCCATTTCTTTCTCCTGaaaataaattaaacaaaaataaGTTAAAAGAACATCTCAATAATAGGAATTAACAAATAATAATCTCATGTAAGCTACCAATTATGTAAGGTAACAATTCACTAACATACTATTCAACACTATGCCTGCTATTGAAGCTAATTATACACAGTTATACAGCTGAAATCAATAAACACACAAAGAATCATACataaaaataagagaaaacaAATAGAAACAACAAAAAAACAAGTTAAATGACTGGAAattatcaaaacaattataaTCTCAATTATAATCGAAGAGTGAGGTTAAGCATCTCGTAACATCCTAAATTAACAAACACAAATATATATGACATATATAAACATTAACAAACACAAACATCTAtgacatatataaaaactatcagtgaAGCTAAGCATGAATAAACAATTAAAAGAGTTAAATTGGATTGGGGAAATTATGTACCTGAATAATTTGAAGGTATGAAGGTGAAGACGGAACTCGGAAGAGTGAGCGAGAGAGAGAGGCGGAACTGAAATTGGAATATAAGTTATAACCCTGACCTAGGTTAAATGACTGTAAATCTGGAATTAGACCGGGCTGAAATGAATAATATGTAATGGGCTAAAACTAATATATATTGGGCCTGCAGTTTAATTGTATGcgggttgggttgggttgggTTAGAGTTAAAATTGGTTAAACCTGACCCAACCCAATATATTCGGGTTGTAAAAAATTTAAACCATTTAAATCTCGGTTTTCGGCGGGTTGGCTCGTGCGGCCGAAATAAGGGGCGGGTTGGGTCGGTTTATTTGGTTTGGTCGGTTTTTGTTCACCCCTaatttgaggtacctttaagtcagcagtatcataactgctatcagcatttttcatcaaggcatagtttttcTCATCCTCAGAgtctgaagcatctgaccatcttttcttctttgtgacaagatccttgcctttgtcacttttcccttttctgcaatcaggagatatgtggcatttctcaccatagttgtagcatttaacatttgagtaatctcctctgtcagactttcctcctttgccttcagattttctgaaacctttcttatcagaacttgcagcTTTTCTGGAAGACTTCTTTCCTTTCCTGAATTTTCaatatgcaatctttgtgattcctttcaccataagagcacacagcttcatcatcttttcatcagggtccatctcaggtatactttcagtttctgagtcatcatcactatcgaaacttgatgactcagtatcagactttgtgatgagagtttttcccttgcctttctttgaggcaacAACCTTGGGACTTTCTTTGAGGCAACAACCTTGGGACTTTCttcctcagccacaaaagcaactgtccttgactttctttcattcctcttgtttctttgttccatctcaagttcatgagtcttgagcatcccataaatttcattaagagttgtttcttcaagattatagttgtctcttattattgtggccttcaaatcccatctttcaggaagagctaacaggaatttacgatttaaatcttcaatatcatactctttgtcaactagtgacaaatcattcaagagtttgacaaatctgtcatataaatcagttaatgactcatcaggctttgagtcaaagtgctcatactcttgagtgagtatagtcttcctgttcttcttgattgaatcagttccctgacaccttgtttccaaagcatcccatatctcttttgcagtcttgcattgaattaccctgtttgacatgacattatcaagggcactatgcagcaagtgtcttacctttgcatcctttgcaattgatgagatatcttcagcagtgtaataacttttctcctttagtacagactttgctggctgacctgcaactaccaaagagagtttggttggcatatgtgatccttcattaatcctgtcaagatattctggatctgtagcttccagaaacatagccatcttcacttttcatatgggatactcagaaggtttcaacatgggaactcttatagtctcatatcgactatgggttatggtttttggagtttcttctgttttggtgggcttggttggagtttctgattcagacatgattgttttttgATCTTAAattatatgtgtgttaacagatctgctctgataccacttgttaggtcacacacactgtagaagggggttgaatacaatgtttactacaatcaaatcgaatgtaagaactcaagtaacagaaaacatattgtattcaacacaataaactttgttacaatatggaactatcctctctcagtgatgaacaaattatcacgagagctgctagggttacaaagtATAATAACttcgattgtgataacacttatagtgtaaaccctatgtctgtgtttatatactacacagttacaagataatcttctagttgatatggaatataattctgcttcctaatatatatcaatcagatatcttctcttccaagtattctattcttcatagaattattctccatgcatatctcttactgtcttagtctcgatcttctttcctttcaatcagccgcctgcctaatccgaaagtcatcttaagtcctgatattatctcctgataaatatcttctgataacttaagttctgatatcttaagttatatcttcagtataagttctgatttccagttaagtactgatttgtcctgttaagtaaaatctgaaaactaaacacaaatcatattagtcatgacatcacaaatatatctaacacgaCCATAAATACAGGTGCCGCATACCACATTACTCCTTAGTTACATTTGCTCCACAGTGTTCGTGAGTGCTCAGCCACTCTGCAATTACCAAACGGAGCTATTGTTGCCATCGGTCGTATTGGCACATTTACATTAACTACTCAGCTTAATTTAGATAATGTCTTATGTGTTCCCTCATTCACATGCAATCTTTTGTCCATCTCTAAGCTGCTACAGGACTCTACATGTCAATTGACATTTTTGTCAAAAAAATGTTATCTACAGAATCAAGCCTGGCCACAAGCACTTGAGCTTGGTCAAGAAGACCATGGGTTGTATATGCTAACTATAGTTGCATCTGAGTTAGTTCCTTTTAATACTCTAGCTGTTGTGGTTTCTACATGTCCTAATGATACTGTGGTTGCTCAAAGTTCTACTGATGCAATCTTTATTGCTCATGACTCCACAATGGATATTTGGCATGCTCGTCTTGGGCATGTGCCACTCAATATCATGAAGATTCTACCTATTTCTTAGTCTAATTTAATGTTGACTGTGTGTGATAGTTGTTATCTTAGCAAGCAACCTAGCCTTAGTTTTTCTGAGAGTGCTCATAAGAGTGCCAATCTGTTTGACTTACTTCATGCAGACTTATGGGAGCCGTATCGGTTCAAAACCAATGGCAACTGTAATATGTTTCTTACATTAGTAGAAGATAAATCTCGTTTTACATGGGTATATCTTTTATTTGACAAGTCTCTCGTTATCATGGTTCAAAACCAATCTGGTTTCACTGTCAAGGTGTTACGCACAGATAATGGCACAGAGTTTGTCAACAAATTAGTGACTTTTGTTCTTGTGTCCATGGGGATCATTCATCAAACTAGCTGCATCTacacacctcaacaaaatggctTAGTTGCGCGCAAGCATCGTCATTTGCTTAATTGTGCACGAGCTTTGCATTTTCATGCAGCATTACCAATAGGGTTCTGGGGTGATTGTCTGCTTACAATAGTTTACCTTATTAACCGTACCAACCCATGTGCTTGACAATTTAAGTCTATATTAGTGATGTTTAAGTGCCTACCTGATTATGGCTAGTTACAGGTGTTTGGTTCATTATGTTGTGCCACTGTTATCCCTCAATCAGGTGATAAATTTGATGCCCATTCTATAAAGGGCGTTATGTTGGGATATCTCTTTGCTACAAAAGGTTATCGTGTTTTTGATAGCCACTCGACACGTGTTTATCTCTCGTGAAGTTGAGTGTGTTAAAACCGTATTTCCTTTTAAGGATATACAAGTTCAGTCACCTCGATAGTTGTTTCCTGCTTTACCCGCTTGTAATGAGGATGATCCTATTTCTGAGAGTTCACAATCTGTCGAGGCTCCTGATTCTGATATGCATACCGGTTCTCGTTTACCTGTTAAGAATCCTGTAGCATCTCCTTCTTCCAGTTCCCCTCTCTGTGACAACCAATCCGCTTTATACATTGCTTCCAATCTCGTCTTTCACGAGTGCACCAAGTATATTGGAATTGATTGTCACTTGATGCGTCAAAAACTCAAATCATGTCTGATCTCTACTCATCATATCTCCACACATGAGCAACCAATAGATCTCTTCACTAAGTCACTTTCCTCTTCTCAACTGAACTTTCGTCTCTCCAGGTTAGGAGTCTGCAGTGCTCTTTCATCTCCTCCCTTGAGGGGGGCTGTTCAACATACCACTGCTACTGCTCATGCCAAATGTATAGCTGACTAGGCTCCATCTGTTATAACATAATTAGACTTTACTTAGTTCAAGATATAGATACTTTATTTCTTGTAAGGGATCTATAACAAACTTTATcgtactctctctctctcgctctctctctctctctctcttccttcTCTCTTTAGATGTTCATTTCTCTAGATCAATATTATTACCTTGTTCATGAAGAAGCTTACAGAGCATTGTAAAGAAGATAGTTTGTTCTAATACATATTATGCTTGTCATTGTGCATAATCTGTGATTCTCTTCAATATTATCAGTTTGTAGCAGAAGCCCATTTCCATCCACCAAATTCTTGAAAGAGAAGATCACCCCATAAACCTCTTCAATCAACATAGATGTGCAAATCATAAACAAATGAAGCCAAAAACTGATCATTAGAACCCAACTTTGTAACtatacatgaaatatgttgtgcAGAATACGCTAAAACTGATACTTTCCAAAAAAGAGGGTTCCATCATACCCAAATCCTACCACCAACATGGTCTCATAATTAAAACACCAATTAGAATTAGTTGTTACTCTAGTGGCAATGAGCCTTACCTTATTCTTCTTAACTTTATTTTCGATCAAAGCTGCTAATGAGACTTTGTTTGTACTAATAAAGTTCTTAACTGggaaatattttttatttagacCCTACATGTTTAAGGAGTAAAAATCTATTATCATAAAATTATGATAATTACCACCACTCTTATTCTTGTTCTTGCGCGAGACATGGGAATATTTTCCCCAAGGCTGCAGCCCTTCTCATTTTTTACGTTTCAACACCAACCTTCAATTTAGACTCAACCTCATCCACAATTTTTTAGATATTTGAAAGTATTCAAATGCACAGGAGAGTTATTTAAACGATTTGAGGGAGATGGTGAAATAATTGTTTTCCTCTTCACTTTTGTCCAACCACCACCATCAGTTAAAGATTCATCCTCCTTTGGCACATAACCTTGATGTTTTACACCCTTATTTGATTAATTTCCCAGAAGGCTCATTATTACCAGAGAAAAGGGCATCATCTGAATTAGGATGAGTGCCGGCTTGAGAACTTCTCACCATTACCATTATCATTACCATCTCCATGGTCAAAATCTATATAATTTAAAGGCACCTGAACCCCCGAAGGTTTGATTTTTTCCACCCACTTACGAATAGTGGCGGGGCAAGCAGACACTAAATAACCTATGAAAACGGGACGATGTATGAAACATGCGAAGCTAGCCAAACCATCATTCGTCCATCTGCCAAAATACCACGTACCTATAACTAGCACCTTCATCTTTTGCTTCAATGTTCGAAACCTAACATGTGAAGTCTAGTGTCTTTTCATTATCCCTTTTCTCTATACTGTACTGTTAATAGTATTTGAGTGTTCGAATTATGAATTTAAAgtatttttaagaattttttagtgcatttatttataaatattatatataattaggTTTAAAACATTATAAGAAAATAAAACTCCATTAAAATTTTAAGGGACAACTAGCTAGTCTTTTGAAATGAAATTTATGTCaactttttatattttaaatttaagtGTTGCTAGTATCTTATTAGATATTGAGTGTCATCCACAAGGGGGTGACTGAGTTTCTTTGGATTTTTAGTCTTTTTAAGGTTTGGATATtgtgtgaacaaagcagtttataATTTGCAGAGATATTGTATTAACAGAATTAAAACAGcaagcacaatatttcaaaactcacttaatttgtattaattaagtttgtcttgctacaaattttgggttcttaaaaatataagaactcggCTTCTTCCTTAAGATAATGCAAGAAAATGTGAATCTGTTTTGTTACACCTTGACTAAGGACCaatgcatgctttatacactagcatcACAaatttacaaaacttgcactaaaatgtactaaactcttttctaaatcatcctttttctatttccatttctagcttagcaaatttgtgcagaatcttgcaggtatgtgaccatcctttgtctagttaaacttggcccttgatcttgtattctcccagctactttgtagacttttcaatctagttgatagatcgtttgttgactgataTTCTTGAATCTTGAATTGTTTGTATTCTGTATTTGGGAGgcatgtcgagatctctagtttattctatagagaagtgacatctcgataagtataatgacttatcgagatctctgagttttCTATAGATATAATtaacttgtcgagatctctgagatctctatatacattttgacttgtcgatatctctgagatctctaatgagaacttgacttgtcgatatttccaattcttcacatcttcatttgacttgtcgatatctctgagttctctacatacagaaatgacttgtcgatatctccaatcttcaaatcttcatttgacttgtcgatatctctaagacttctctataatccattttggacttctcgataagtcattctggacttttcgaatgacttctcgatattgcTTGATgtgtgacttgtcgatatcttgacttagaacatttttcataaaatagttttattcAAATCCAAGATTCTTCACTTTTCTCTGATATATGATCATGCCTTGATCTTTTCCCAGGGtttatttcttagcttgaatatggaagatcaagccatgatcatgcctcagaaacGTGACTTAGAAGATCAACCAGTGAGCTATTAAGACAGAACTTGTATGATCATAGCCCAACCAACACACATCATGTCTTATTTTATAATTCCAAAGTCTCTCTGTCGGGACTTGAAAATCATGTTCAACAAGTATTGGTGGTGTTCTAGTTCGAGTAACAGTAAAGGATTAAACTGGCTATCATGGAATAACATGCACATGGCAAAAGCAAAAGGTAGATTGGGTTTTAAAGATTTATACGGGTTTAATATTGCGCTCCTCGGTAAGCAGTGCTGGAAATGAAAAACCCTGCTACATTGGTCTCAAGAGTATACAAAGTCAGgtatttttcagaatatcatatCCTAGAGGCAAAAGGGTCAAAACCCAAATTTTATTTGGCAAGGCTTGTTGACAGCTTTGGACTCTCTCCAGAATGGATTCAGGTGGATCGTTGGTAATGGTGAAGATATTCGAGTACAAAGGATCGATGGCTTCGAGTGAATGAGGGTTTTTTATGTCGAGAATGATCACCAGTATATTAGCAGGAGAGAAAGAGTGTCTACTTATATTATGCCCAATATAAAGAAGTGGAATGCTCCCTTGGTCGTAGAAAATTTCCTAACTGAAGATGCAAAAGCAATTCTCTCAGTTCCTATCCCCAACGTGTTGTGAAAGATAGAGGTTTGGATTTGTTCGACTACGGGCCTTTATTCTGCTAAGGAGGGGTATAAGTTTTGGTTCAACCAAAATTGTAGCAGTTTGTATACCACTCAATGCCCAGGGTGGAAAAAAATTTGGACATTGGTTCTCCCTCACAAGGTAAAAAAATTTATCTGGAGGTTTTGTCGTAATAAAGTCCCAGTTCGGTCGAGACTGAGTGCGAAAAGAATATGTCTCCCTATAACGTATCCCATATGCTCTACGGACATCGAAAATCTTTTACATGTATTTTTTGACTGCGAATTTGCATTACAGTGTTGGAGATGTGCTAACTTAGAATACGACATGAGAATGGTAGAAGACGCTCCATTATGGCTGTTGCATAAACTGTCTGATGCTGGTGGTGACGAGATCACTAAAATTTATTGTTCTTTGGGGTATCTAGAATTGGAGAAACAAACGAGTTTGGGAAGGAAAGACAATCACTGCTGCCATAGCCATGGGCTATAACTTCAGTCATGTAGAAGAGTGGAAAGCGACAACTATTAAAGGTAAAGGGACATTGCAGAATAACAATCAGCAAAACTGGCAACATGTGTTTAGGTGGAATCCTCCTGCAGTCGATGTCTTAAAAATCAACGTGGATGCTTCATTTAAATCAGACTCTGATAACTTCAAGGTAGGAATGGTTTTAAGGAACCATGCAGGGGAAGTCATGGCAAGTAGAACGAGCTGTTTTGAGGCTGCAGCTACAGTGTTTGAAGCAGAAGCTATAGGAGTACGGGAAGCCCTCTCATGGATATAATCTATGCAATTAGTGGACCGGAAAGTGGAGCTGGAAACAGACTCTTTACTAGTAGTGAATGGAATTCTAAACAATTCCGAAAATTTGCTTGAAGTGGGAGAAGTACTTGAACAAAGCAGGCTTTTACTTGGGAAATTAGTACATACTTCTATTCACTTTGTTAGGAATCAAGCTAACAGGGTAGCAAATGAGATTTCTAGATTACCCTGTTTAGTTAATTACCACAATGATTTGTCGTCTCTCCCCGCATGTTTGATAGAGACTCTTATGAGGGATTCAGTATTTTAATGAAAGCTAACCGGGTAGCACATGAGACTTATTTAATGTTATATATGGAATCGTGGATATAATATAAAGATGTTTATTTTTCAATATATAcaaattcaaataatttctaagtCTTATTCGTTAGAAAAAtattaagaaaataaaattaattttcaaaataattaaaatatctCACGTATCAGAATTTTATTGAATAAATGTAAATGGATCTCTCTGTATTGACACTGATAACATCAATTAAGTTAATCTATACTATTAAATGGCCTATGTCATGTcattatatatatttttgtgCGTCTCGCATAATTCTCGAAATATATCTAAAAACGTAACCAAAATTTTTTAGGAAATGAATTTTTTTAGTATGTGTCCATGAACACATGCTAAGAGTTAGTATTTGATGTGATATCCATAAAATATTGATGGAAATCTAATTAATAATGATGAACCCCTCATGTACAAAAAtctccaccaataaattttttaCAACTTATC from Apium graveolens cultivar Ventura chromosome 5, ASM990537v1, whole genome shotgun sequence includes the following:
- the LOC141659681 gene encoding zinc finger BED domain-containing protein RICESLEEPER 1-like → MMLEVALKFEKAFARYEEEDDKFVGYFLEKENGKKMIGPPTSNDWECASIFVKFLATFYEVTLKFSGTLQVTSNNFYHEICEIHSQLVELADANDPLLSKMAVSMKKKYDKYWGNADNINPLIFLAVVLDPRYKMKYLRYCFDSVYDSESAARIIVKVEGILQCLFICYADGKEGAHNKDVEGDSPPRVVPGKEIRRRRLLETYMRQQQTDTAENKNDVDKYLSEEPISPMTSSFDILLWWKDNSSRYKTLSLVARDVLVVPCALKVG